Proteins encoded in a region of the Flammeovirga yaeyamensis genome:
- the atpA gene encoding F0F1 ATP synthase subunit alpha yields the protein MAQVRPDEVSAILKEQLTGFKASSDLEEVGTVLEVGDGVARIYGLLNAEAGELIEFESGVVGMVLNLEEDNVGAVIMGKYTDIKEGDTVKRTRRIASIKVGMGMFGRVVDALGNPIDGKGEIEGDLYEMPIERKAPGVLFRQPVDEPMQTGIKSIDSMTPIGRGQRELIIGDRQTGKTAVTIDTIINQKEFYDKGEPVYCIYVAIGQKASTVSTIVQALEKAGAMAYTTVVAANASDPAPMQYFAPFAGAAIGEFIRDTGRPALAVYDDLSKQAVAYREVSLLLRRPPGREAYPGDVFYLHSRLLERASRINTSDDIAKNMNDLPESIKHLVKGGGSLTALPIIETQSGDVSAYIPTNVISITDGQVFLETNLFNAGIRPAMNVGISVSRVGGNAQIKGMKKVSGKLKTDLAQFRELEAFAKFGSDLDAATKLTIDRGRKNTEILKQAQYSPYTVEKQIAIIWAGSNGITDPVAETKVKAFENEFLEVLETKHKDVMDEIAAGKWGDNHIAVFKKVGEEVAQNHKA from the coding sequence ATGGCTCAAGTAAGACCAGACGAAGTGTCTGCGATCCTGAAGGAACAACTTACAGGTTTCAAAGCTTCTTCGGATTTAGAAGAAGTAGGAACAGTATTGGAAGTAGGTGACGGTGTAGCTCGTATTTACGGTTTGCTTAATGCAGAAGCTGGCGAGTTGATCGAATTCGAATCAGGTGTCGTAGGTATGGTATTGAACCTCGAAGAAGATAATGTAGGTGCCGTAATTATGGGTAAATACACAGATATCAAAGAGGGTGATACAGTAAAACGTACTAGACGTATTGCATCTATTAAAGTAGGTATGGGTATGTTTGGACGTGTTGTAGACGCGTTAGGTAACCCTATCGACGGTAAAGGTGAAATCGAAGGCGATTTATACGAAATGCCTATCGAGCGTAAAGCTCCAGGTGTATTGTTCCGTCAGCCAGTAGATGAACCAATGCAAACAGGTATCAAGTCAATTGACTCTATGACTCCAATCGGTCGTGGACAACGTGAATTGATTATTGGTGACCGTCAAACAGGTAAAACTGCGGTGACGATTGATACAATCATCAACCAAAAGGAGTTTTACGATAAAGGCGAGCCAGTATATTGTATTTATGTTGCAATTGGTCAAAAAGCATCAACTGTTTCAACTATTGTTCAGGCATTAGAAAAAGCAGGTGCAATGGCTTATACTACTGTAGTTGCAGCGAACGCTTCTGATCCAGCTCCAATGCAATACTTTGCTCCTTTCGCAGGTGCAGCAATTGGTGAGTTCATTCGTGACACTGGACGTCCTGCATTAGCAGTTTATGATGACCTTTCGAAACAAGCGGTAGCATACCGTGAGGTTTCACTTCTTCTTCGTCGTCCTCCAGGACGTGAAGCATATCCAGGTGACGTATTCTACCTTCACTCTCGTCTATTAGAGCGTGCATCTAGAATCAACACATCGGATGATATTGCAAAGAACATGAACGACTTGCCTGAGTCTATCAAGCATTTGGTAAAAGGTGGTGGATCTTTAACAGCCCTTCCAATTATCGAAACTCAGTCAGGTGACGTATCAGCATATATCCCTACAAACGTGATCTCAATTACTGACGGTCAGGTATTCTTAGAAACTAACCTTTTCAACGCAGGTATCCGTCCAGCGATGAACGTAGGTATCTCAGTTTCTCGTGTAGGTGGTAACGCTCAGATCAAAGGTATGAAGAAAGTATCTGGTAAATTGAAAACTGACCTTGCTCAGTTCCGTGAACTAGAAGCTTTCGCAAAATTTGGTTCTGACTTGGATGCAGCTACTAAGCTTACAATTGATCGTGGTCGTAAGAACACAGAGATCTTGAAGCAAGCACAGTACTCTCCATATACTGTTGAAAAGCAAATCGCTATTATCTGGGCAGGTTCAAACGGTATTACCGACCCTGTAGCAGAAACTAAAGTGAAAGCTTTTGAAAACGAATTCTTAGAAGTTCTTGAAACTAAACACAAAGATGTAATGGACGAAATTGCTGCCGGTAAGTGGGGCGATAATCACATTGCAGTGTTTAAGAAAGTAGGTGAAGAGGTAGCTCAAAACCACAAGGCTTAA
- a CDS encoding c-type cytochrome domain-containing protein, with protein MDFSNFSIFIGRFHPLLVHLPIGFLLLAMIFEVATRFKWLKDTQKVISFTLLVGGISAVGTCILGYLLGQSGSDYNETTLDNHQWGGIITTLIAFGCYFIKNKKLHPFIYPSLLGLLVVVMSYTGHLGGNLTHGSTYLTQYAPIQFGDDDVESYAVATTPEEVIVYGHLVKPILEIKCTSCHNQDKKKGQLSLSSKEDILKGGKNGAFIVSGDAEASSFIQRVSLPHGHEDIMPPEGKKGLSDDEIALVTLWINQGEGSFDTLYSALDIQEELHAYCMTKLGFVAAPKDQITLAEIPQSNIKKLEEKGFQIRELVPGTNAYDITLPIKTNQAKELLHKLSEIKDNIVWLDLKGHHLDDKSVKLIAEFSELRKLNLSKNPITDKGVKSLQQLKHLEVLNLHSTKITEASLAYFEGHESVKKIYSWNSF; from the coding sequence ATGGATTTTTCAAACTTTTCAATATTTATAGGTCGTTTTCATCCTTTATTGGTGCATTTGCCCATTGGCTTTTTGTTGTTGGCGATGATCTTTGAGGTGGCGACTAGATTTAAGTGGTTAAAGGATACTCAAAAGGTGATATCATTTACTCTTTTGGTGGGTGGTATAAGTGCGGTAGGTACTTGTATTTTGGGTTATTTATTGGGGCAATCGGGAAGTGATTATAATGAGACTACTTTAGATAATCATCAATGGGGTGGTATTATCACTACTTTGATAGCATTTGGGTGCTATTTCATCAAAAATAAAAAGTTGCATCCTTTTATATATCCTTCCCTATTGGGATTATTAGTCGTGGTAATGTCTTATACTGGGCATCTTGGAGGGAACTTGACACATGGATCAACTTATCTAACTCAATATGCACCCATTCAATTTGGGGATGATGATGTAGAATCTTATGCAGTGGCAACTACTCCTGAAGAAGTCATTGTCTATGGTCATTTGGTGAAACCTATTTTGGAAATAAAGTGTACGAGCTGTCATAATCAAGATAAAAAGAAAGGACAGTTATCACTATCAAGTAAAGAGGACATTCTAAAAGGTGGAAAAAATGGTGCTTTTATCGTTTCTGGTGATGCTGAGGCTAGTTCATTCATTCAAAGAGTCAGCTTACCCCATGGACATGAAGATATTATGCCTCCTGAAGGAAAGAAAGGTTTAAGTGATGATGAGATTGCTTTAGTAACACTATGGATTAATCAAGGTGAAGGCAGTTTCGATACGCTCTACTCAGCACTTGATATTCAAGAGGAATTACACGCCTATTGTATGACAAAGTTAGGTTTTGTAGCTGCCCCAAAAGATCAAATTACTTTAGCTGAAATTCCACAAAGCAACATCAAAAAATTAGAGGAAAAAGGATTTCAAATTAGGGAATTAGTACCTGGAACAAACGCATATGATATTACTCTTCCAATCAAAACAAATCAAGCCAAAGAATTATTACATAAATTATCAGAAATAAAAGATAACATCGTTTGGTTAGACCTCAAGGGACATCATTTGGATGATAAAAGCGTGAAATTAATAGCTGAGTTTAGTGAATTGAGAAAACTTAATTTGAGTAAGAATCCAATTACAGATAAAGGCGTGAAATCACTTCAACAGTTAAAACATTTAGAGGTTTTGAACTTACACTCTACAAAGATCACAGAAGCTAGTTTGGCGTATTTTGAAGGACATGAGAGTGTGAAGAAGATTTATTCTTGGAATAGCTTTTAA
- a CDS encoding DUF1501 domain-containing protein — translation MCNHHKKIRSNNKDLQSVEKKMDRRKFLQTTSMGLGAAALGSLFGMDKLFAKSNPQPKGIEDIMSSLPHFMPKAKRVVYLFQSGGPSQFETFDYKPKLMDMFGQELPSSVRQGQRLTAMSAQQSSLPIAPSKFKFNKHGKSQTWVSELLPHTAEVVDDLCIIKSMYTEQINHDPAITFFQTGHQLPGRPSIGSWLSYGLGSDNNNLPSFIVLTSGNSGQPLYSRLWGNGFLPTQHQGVQFRSGKDPVLFLNNPENYHHEDREDMLAYLKDLNEVQNSAFGDPEIDARIKQYEMAFRMQTSVPEVTDMSDEPDHVYDMYGPDSRTPGTYAANCLMARRLLEKDVKFIQLYHRGWDQHIGLPGGIKNQCKATDQPTAAFIKDLKQRGLLEDTLVIWGGEFGRTVYSQGKLTANDYGRDHHPKCFSMWMAGAGVKPGITYGETDDFSYNIVKDPVHVHDFHATLMHIMGIDHEKLTFKHQGRRFRLTDVHGNVVKDILA, via the coding sequence ATGTGCAATCATCATAAAAAAATTAGATCGAACAATAAAGACCTTCAATCTGTCGAAAAGAAAATGGATAGAAGAAAGTTCCTGCAAACCACTTCTATGGGGTTAGGAGCAGCAGCGCTAGGTTCTTTATTTGGAATGGATAAATTGTTCGCAAAATCAAATCCTCAACCAAAAGGAATTGAAGATATTATGTCTTCATTGCCTCACTTTATGCCAAAGGCGAAACGTGTGGTGTACTTATTCCAAAGCGGAGGTCCTTCTCAATTCGAAACATTTGATTATAAACCCAAATTGATGGACATGTTTGGACAGGAATTACCCTCCTCAGTTCGACAAGGTCAGCGATTGACTGCCATGAGTGCACAGCAATCGTCTTTACCCATTGCTCCATCAAAATTTAAGTTTAATAAGCATGGTAAATCTCAAACTTGGGTGAGTGAGTTGTTACCACATACAGCAGAAGTGGTGGATGATTTATGTATTATCAAATCGATGTACACTGAACAAATCAACCACGATCCTGCGATTACTTTTTTCCAAACTGGACATCAATTGCCAGGTAGACCTTCTATTGGTTCATGGTTAAGTTATGGCCTTGGATCAGACAATAATAACTTACCTTCTTTTATAGTACTGACTTCTGGTAATTCTGGTCAGCCGCTGTATTCAAGACTTTGGGGAAATGGATTCTTGCCGACCCAACATCAAGGAGTACAATTTAGATCGGGTAAAGACCCTGTATTGTTCCTCAATAATCCAGAGAATTATCATCACGAAGACCGTGAAGATATGTTGGCTTATTTAAAAGATTTAAATGAGGTGCAAAATTCAGCTTTCGGAGATCCTGAGATTGATGCTAGAATCAAACAATATGAAATGGCCTTCAGAATGCAAACTTCTGTTCCTGAAGTAACCGATATGTCTGATGAACCTGATCATGTCTATGACATGTATGGTCCGGATAGTAGAACACCCGGAACGTATGCTGCCAATTGTTTAATGGCACGTCGCCTTTTAGAAAAAGATGTGAAGTTTATTCAATTGTACCATAGAGGATGGGATCAGCACATCGGTTTACCTGGTGGAATTAAGAACCAATGTAAAGCCACTGATCAGCCCACTGCGGCCTTCATCAAAGACTTAAAGCAACGCGGTTTATTAGAAGACACTTTAGTGATTTGGGGTGGAGAATTTGGGCGTACAGTATACTCTCAAGGGAAATTAACCGCCAATGATTATGGTCGAGATCATCATCCTAAATGCTTCTCGATGTGGATGGCAGGAGCTGGTGTAAAGCCTGGTATTACCTATGGTGAAACGGACGATTTCAGCTACAATATTGTAAAAGATCCTGTTCATGTTCACGACTTCCATGCTACCCTGATGCACATTATGGGGATCGATCATGAGAAACTCACTTTTAAACATCAAGGACGTCGATTTAGACTAACTGATGTTCACGGTAATGTGGTGAAAGATATTTTAGCTTAA
- the atpG gene encoding ATP synthase F1 subunit gamma yields the protein MASLKEVKERISSVDSTQQITKAMKMVSAAKMRRAQDRVTGMRPYADKLASILENVTAALGTDFSSPFVEAREEVNSVLVIVVTSDRGLAGAFNSNIQKEATRLINEEYSKQHQAGRVEVLAVGSKGADFFRRRGHQVNNEFMNLFHNLDFDGARKAAEYAMDGYVSGKFDQVVMVYNEFKNVATQIVRAKQFLPFALENNTEEQEDNGQEADYIFEPEKDKILSELIPKTLKVNFYSHLLDSNAAEHGARMTAMDKATENAGDLLKALKLDYNRSRQAAITNEILEIVGGAEALAGS from the coding sequence ATGGCTAGTCTTAAAGAAGTAAAAGAGAGAATCTCCTCTGTAGACTCAACGCAACAAATCACAAAAGCCATGAAAATGGTTTCTGCGGCAAAAATGCGTAGAGCACAAGACCGTGTAACAGGTATGCGTCCTTATGCTGATAAGTTGGCGTCTATCCTTGAAAACGTTACTGCGGCACTTGGTACTGATTTTTCTAGCCCATTCGTTGAGGCTCGTGAAGAAGTGAATAGCGTTCTTGTAATTGTAGTTACTTCAGACCGTGGTTTGGCAGGTGCCTTTAACTCGAATATTCAAAAAGAAGCTACTCGTTTGATCAATGAGGAATACTCAAAACAACATCAAGCAGGTAGAGTTGAAGTGCTAGCAGTTGGTTCTAAAGGAGCCGATTTCTTCAGAAGAAGAGGTCATCAAGTAAATAACGAGTTTATGAACTTGTTCCATAACCTTGACTTTGATGGTGCTAGAAAAGCTGCTGAATATGCTATGGATGGCTATGTTTCAGGAAAGTTTGATCAGGTTGTGATGGTGTATAACGAATTTAAAAATGTGGCAACACAAATCGTTAGAGCTAAACAATTCTTACCTTTCGCTTTAGAAAACAATACTGAAGAGCAAGAAGATAACGGTCAGGAAGCTGATTATATCTTTGAGCCAGAGAAAGATAAAATCTTATCAGAATTGATTCCTAAAACACTTAAGGTAAACTTCTATTCGCACTTACTTGATTCGAATGCGGCAGAACATGGTGCTCGTATGACGGCGATGGATAAGGCAACTGAAAATGCTGGAGACTTATTGAAAGCATTGAAGTTGGATTACAACAGATCTCGTCAGGCAGCAATTACCAACGAAATCCTAGAAATTGTTGGCGGTGCAGAAGCACTTGCAGGCAGTTAA
- a CDS encoding DUF1553 domain-containing protein, whose product MKEKFIFFSLLAILLGTSSCSTKMPEEVKLAYEELPQSLNFNKDIKPILSDKCFACHGPDNGKIKGGLQLHTFEKATAELTESKGKYAIVPGSPNKSEAIRRILSKDPNEVMPTPESHLSLTDDEKATLIKWVEEGAQYEPHWGFMALKTSHVPKGLKNWGYNDIDKYVGERLKQEKLKPNEEADKETLLRRVSLDLTGISPTIEEINQFVNDKSPDAYEKQVERLLNSKHYGEKMATDWMDVARYADTHGYQIDRPRDMSPWRDWVIASFNNNMSYDQFITYQLAGDLLPNPTKEQILATGFNRLHPQNAEGGIVDEEFRVEYVADRTAVLGQGLMGLTLACARCHDHKYDPISQKNYYEFYSFFNNINETGQISWDPDDIPVPTMMLPTKDQEEVIAYLKKLCDDKELHQKQVIAQETPLAKKWVENNGYQKISKNTLYRSRVAEFKLNNSLVNSKTGKKAKMDRQFSYNEVASYTDGKFGKGVLLNGDAWIDLKPVGIYDRNDPFSISLWVNIPKDLKEGVIFHKNQAVMLHSMKGYTLYLKDGKLQTILAHTWPENAIINNSKNDIPRDEWVHLCMTNDGRSKANGISLYINGEKTEMEVEKDNLTKSIIFHDYEDIIYAHPIEKGLQIGARWRGLGLKNSKVDQIDVFSKMLTPLEVKQLYSPLSFDKLLAKNHTELTQDDRQLLVDYFIHEESDNYQKAEQEYLAEKKKLDFTLDTVQEVMVMKEMETPRQAYILERGVYDNYGEKVYPNTPSSILSFSDELPKNRLGLARWLTDPKHPLTARVAVNRYWQNFFGQGIVETTEDFGNQGKLPSHPKLLDYLANSFIDNGWDIKKLNKMIVMSSTYRQSSLCSDEMREKDPDNVLLARGPQFRLTSEMMRDNALMASNLLIKEVGGKSVHPYQPDGLWVMNGGKYQQGHGSELYRRSLYTIWKRTVPNPTQATFDQPDRSECTVRRQKTNTPLQALVLLNDPTYIEACRKLGEEIALHDKLDVGIKKTYKKLTGKNISDKELSILMGVHTKEKERFENHPDKTKGWLTMGHYQVDDKLSKSTVVANAIVASVILNSDATITRR is encoded by the coding sequence ATGAAAGAAAAATTTATTTTTTTCTCACTTCTTGCTATTCTATTGGGAACATCTTCCTGTTCTACCAAAATGCCTGAAGAGGTAAAACTAGCTTATGAGGAACTTCCTCAATCATTAAACTTCAATAAAGATATTAAACCTATTTTATCGGATAAATGCTTTGCTTGTCATGGTCCTGATAATGGAAAAATAAAAGGTGGACTCCAACTGCATACTTTTGAGAAAGCGACAGCAGAACTTACAGAATCAAAAGGTAAATATGCTATTGTTCCTGGGTCTCCCAATAAAAGTGAGGCGATCAGAAGAATATTAAGTAAAGATCCAAACGAGGTGATGCCCACTCCTGAATCTCATCTTAGCCTAACTGATGACGAAAAAGCTACTTTAATTAAATGGGTAGAAGAAGGTGCTCAATACGAACCACATTGGGGGTTTATGGCATTAAAGACATCACATGTTCCCAAAGGATTAAAGAATTGGGGTTATAATGATATCGATAAATATGTTGGCGAACGACTAAAACAAGAAAAGCTAAAACCAAACGAAGAGGCGGACAAGGAAACTTTATTAAGACGTGTCTCTTTAGATTTAACTGGCATCTCACCAACTATAGAAGAGATCAATCAGTTCGTCAACGATAAATCACCTGATGCTTACGAAAAGCAAGTAGAACGTTTATTGAACTCTAAGCATTATGGTGAAAAGATGGCAACCGATTGGATGGATGTTGCCCGATATGCTGATACGCATGGATATCAAATTGATCGACCAAGAGATATGAGTCCTTGGAGAGACTGGGTCATTGCCTCTTTCAATAATAATATGTCCTATGATCAGTTTATCACATATCAATTGGCTGGAGATTTATTACCGAATCCTACCAAAGAGCAAATATTAGCTACGGGTTTTAATCGTTTACACCCTCAAAATGCCGAAGGTGGTATTGTAGATGAAGAATTTAGAGTGGAATATGTTGCGGATAGAACTGCAGTATTAGGTCAGGGTTTAATGGGATTGACTTTGGCTTGTGCCCGTTGTCATGATCATAAATATGATCCCATTTCACAGAAGAATTACTATGAGTTTTATAGCTTCTTCAATAACATCAATGAAACAGGTCAGATTTCTTGGGATCCCGATGATATTCCTGTTCCGACAATGATGTTACCTACCAAAGACCAAGAAGAAGTGATTGCTTATCTAAAAAAACTATGTGATGATAAAGAATTACATCAAAAACAAGTGATCGCTCAAGAAACTCCTTTAGCCAAAAAATGGGTAGAAAATAACGGCTATCAGAAAATCAGTAAAAATACACTGTATAGGAGTCGTGTTGCCGAGTTTAAATTAAACAATAGTTTAGTGAACTCGAAGACCGGTAAAAAGGCGAAAATGGATCGTCAGTTTTCTTATAATGAGGTGGCGAGTTATACCGATGGTAAATTCGGCAAAGGTGTATTATTAAATGGAGATGCTTGGATTGATTTAAAACCTGTTGGTATCTACGATAGAAATGATCCTTTCAGCATCAGTTTGTGGGTAAATATTCCGAAAGATCTAAAAGAGGGCGTGATTTTCCATAAGAATCAAGCGGTAATGCTTCACTCCATGAAAGGCTATACTTTGTACCTAAAAGATGGAAAGCTTCAAACCATATTAGCCCATACTTGGCCTGAGAATGCCATTATCAACAACTCGAAAAATGATATTCCAAGAGATGAATGGGTGCACCTATGTATGACTAACGATGGACGCAGCAAAGCGAATGGTATAAGTTTATATATCAATGGTGAAAAGACTGAAATGGAAGTGGAGAAAGACAACCTTACGAAGAGTATCATTTTCCATGACTATGAAGATATTATTTATGCTCATCCTATTGAAAAAGGGCTTCAAATTGGTGCTCGATGGAGAGGTTTAGGATTGAAAAACTCTAAGGTGGATCAAATAGATGTTTTCTCTAAAATGCTTACTCCTTTAGAAGTAAAACAACTCTACAGCCCATTATCATTTGATAAATTACTAGCAAAAAATCATACAGAATTAACTCAAGATGATCGTCAGCTATTGGTGGATTATTTTATTCATGAGGAATCGGATAATTATCAAAAAGCGGAACAAGAGTATTTGGCGGAGAAGAAGAAATTGGATTTCACTTTAGATACAGTTCAAGAAGTGATGGTAATGAAAGAGATGGAAACACCACGTCAGGCTTATATTCTGGAAAGAGGTGTATATGATAATTACGGTGAAAAAGTGTATCCAAATACACCATCAAGTATTCTTTCTTTTTCTGATGAGCTTCCTAAGAACCGATTGGGATTGGCTCGTTGGCTCACTGATCCCAAGCACCCTTTAACGGCTCGAGTGGCTGTCAATAGATACTGGCAAAACTTCTTTGGTCAAGGTATTGTAGAAACTACTGAAGACTTCGGTAACCAAGGAAAATTACCTTCACATCCAAAGTTATTGGACTACTTGGCTAACTCTTTTATTGATAATGGATGGGATATCAAAAAGTTGAATAAAATGATTGTGATGTCCTCTACCTACCGTCAAAGCAGCTTATGTTCTGATGAAATGAGGGAGAAAGACCCCGATAACGTTTTGTTGGCTCGAGGTCCTCAATTCCGTTTAACTTCAGAAATGATGAGGGATAATGCGCTTATGGCAAGTAATCTTTTGATCAAGGAAGTTGGTGGTAAATCGGTCCACCCCTATCAACCTGATGGACTTTGGGTCATGAACGGAGGTAAATATCAACAAGGACATGGAAGTGAGTTGTATAGACGATCGCTTTATACCATTTGGAAAAGAACTGTCCCCAACCCTACGCAAGCTACTTTTGATCAACCTGACAGAAGTGAGTGTACGGTAAGACGACAAAAAACAAACACACCCCTTCAAGCATTGGTGCTATTAAATGATCCGACCTATATCGAAGCATGTAGAAAATTGGGAGAAGAAATCGCTCTACACGATAAGTTAGATGTAGGGATCAAGAAGACCTATAAGAAACTGACTGGCAAAAATATCTCAGACAAAGAGCTGAGTATTTTAATGGGGGTGCATACCAAGGAAAAAGAACGTTTCGAAAATCATCCCGATAAAACAAAAGGGTGGCTCACTATGGGGCATTATCAAGTAGATGATAAACTATCGAAATCTACTGTGGTGGCCAATGCTATTGTGGCCAGTGTAATCTTAAATTCAGACGCTACTATTACAAGAAGATAA
- a CDS encoding NHL repeat-containing protein has product MNSRRDFLKKSGIVLGGALSTPLYSFNILKGAKKKQEILGHGDYQYNLNRDWAKISSVRNPLLNCHEMVMDSKGRLIMMGDHTDNNILIFDKSGKLLDYWGTAYPGGHGLTLSQEGEDDFLYLTDSGWYLDRRGKMIHHNGRVTKTTTDGQVIFDIGHPQTIGIYKPGDHFCPTEVAVGPNGDIYVADGYGKDFIIQYDQYGKYIRHWGGHDNKDNNYNLVNAHGVTIDNRDPKNPLLCCSSRNESTYKWYTLDGKFVKKLKLTNMYMCRAVFDDQNLYAGVCWSSPTNAGGYDWTKHTGFVTILEGDKVVSNPGGTAPKYEDNGELAPSFQLEHKPIFHGHDVCVDEDKNLYVCQWNANKTAPLMLERV; this is encoded by the coding sequence ATGAATTCTAGAAGAGATTTTTTAAAGAAAAGTGGAATCGTATTAGGAGGTGCCTTATCCACTCCTCTGTATAGCTTCAATATTCTAAAAGGAGCAAAAAAAAAACAAGAAATATTAGGTCATGGTGACTATCAATATAACTTAAACCGAGATTGGGCAAAGATCAGTAGCGTAAGAAATCCTTTATTGAATTGTCATGAAATGGTGATGGACTCTAAAGGTCGTTTAATTATGATGGGTGATCATACCGACAATAATATCCTCATTTTCGATAAATCAGGTAAGCTTCTTGATTATTGGGGAACCGCTTATCCCGGTGGACATGGTTTGACATTGTCTCAAGAAGGTGAAGATGATTTCCTCTATCTCACCGATTCAGGCTGGTATTTAGACCGTAGAGGCAAAATGATACACCATAATGGTAGAGTGACTAAAACAACAACAGATGGTCAGGTCATCTTTGATATCGGACATCCACAAACTATTGGTATTTACAAGCCGGGAGATCATTTCTGTCCTACAGAAGTAGCAGTAGGTCCAAATGGAGATATTTATGTGGCGGATGGGTATGGTAAAGATTTTATCATTCAATACGATCAATATGGTAAGTACATCAGACACTGGGGTGGACACGACAACAAAGACAATAACTACAACTTGGTCAATGCCCACGGAGTCACTATCGATAATCGTGATCCTAAAAATCCACTTTTATGCTGTTCATCAAGAAATGAAAGTACTTACAAATGGTACACTTTGGATGGCAAATTCGTCAAGAAGTTAAAGCTCACCAACATGTATATGTGTAGAGCGGTATTCGATGATCAAAACTTATATGCTGGCGTGTGTTGGTCTTCTCCTACTAATGCTGGAGGATATGATTGGACAAAACATACTGGATTTGTTACTATTCTCGAAGGTGATAAAGTGGTTTCTAACCCTGGAGGTACTGCTCCAAAATATGAAGATAACGGCGAATTAGCACCTTCTTTCCAATTAGAACATAAACCTATTTTCCACGGCCACGATGTATGTGTGGATGAGGATAAGAATTTGTATGTCTGTCAGTGGAATGCGAATAAGACAGCGCCTTTGATGCTGGAGAGAGTGTGA